A stretch of the Macaca mulatta isolate MMU2019108-1 chromosome 16, T2T-MMU8v2.0, whole genome shotgun sequence genome encodes the following:
- the ANKRD40 gene encoding ankyrin repeat domain-containing protein 40 isoform X1 — protein sequence MNALLEQKEQQERLREAAALGDIREVQKLVESGVDVNSQNEVNGWTCLHWACKRNHGQVVSYLLKSGADKEILTTKGEMPVQLTSRREIRKIMGVEEDDDDDDNLPQLKKESELPFVPNYLANPAFPFIYTPTAEDSAPMQNGGPSTPPASPPADGSPPLLPPGEPPLLGAFPRDHTSLALVQNGDVSAPSAILRTPESTKPGPVCQPPVSQSRSLFSSVPSKPPVSLEPQNGAYAGPAPAFQPFFFTGAFPFNMQVEMGFHHVGQAGLKLLTLSDPPPSASQSAVIIGVNHRTQPELVLKVRIQNPSLRENDFIEIELDRQELTYQELLRVCCCELGVNPDQVEKIRKLPNTLLRKDKDVARLQDFQELELVLMISENNFLFRNAASTLTERPCYNRRASKLTY from the exons ATGAACGCCCTCCTAGAGCAGAAGGAGCAGCAGGAGAGGCTGCGGGAGGCCGCAGCCTTAGGGGACATTCGGGAGGTGCAGAAACTGGTGGAGAGCGGGGTGGATGTGAACTCCCAAAATGAGGTCAACGGCTG GACTTGTTTACACTGGGCATGTAAACGAAACCATGGTCAGGTGGTCTCCTACCTGTTAAAATCAGGAGCTGACAAAGAAATTCTTACCACAAAAGGAGAAATGCCAGTCCAGTTAACATCAAGGAGAGAAATCAGGAAGATTATGGGAG tggaagaagatgatgatgatgatgacaaccTCCCCCAGCTGAAGAAGGAGTCAGAACTGCCCTTTGTTCCCAACTATTTGGCCAACCCAGCCTTCCCTTTTATCTACACACCCACAGCAGAGGATTCAGCCCCGATGCAGAATGGGGGTCCCTCCACACCCCCTGCATCACCCCCTGCAGATGGCTCACCTCCATTGCTTCCCCCTGGGGAACCTCCCCTGTTAGGGGCCTTTCCCCGGGACCACACCTCTTTGGCACTAGTTCAGAATGGTGATGTGTCGGCCCCCTCTGCCATACTCAGAACACCAGAAAGCACAAAACCAGGTCCTGTTTGTCAGCCACCAGTGAGTCAGAGCCGctccctgttttcttctgtcCCGTCCAAGCCACCAGTGTCTCTGGAGCCTCAAAATGGGGCATATGCAGGACCAGCGCCAGCATTCCAGCCATTTTTCTTCACTGGAGCATTTCCATTTAATATGCAAG tagagatggggtttcaccatgttggccaggctggtctcaaactcctgaccttaagtgatccgcctccctcagcctcccagagtgctgtgattataggtgtgaatcaccgcacccagccag aGCTGGTACTCAAGGTGAGAATTCAGAACCCATCTCTTCGAGAAAATGATTTCATTGAAATTGAACTGGACCGACAGGAGCTCACCTACCAAGAGTTGCTCAGAGTGTGTTGCTGTGAGCTGGGTGTTAATCCAGATCAAGTGGAGAAGATCAGAAAGTTACCCAACACTCTGTTAAGAAAG GACAAGGATGTTGCTCGACTCCAAGATTTCCAGGAGCTGGAACTGGTTCTGATgataagtgaaaataattttctgttcagAAATGCTGCATCCACACTGACTGAAAGGCCTTGTTATAACAGGAGAGCTTCAAAACTGACTTACTAA
- the ANKRD40 gene encoding ankyrin repeat domain-containing protein 40 isoform X2 has protein sequence MNALLEQKEQQERLREAAALGDIREVQKLVESGVDVNSQNEVNGWTCLHWACKRNHGQVVSYLLKSGADKEILTTKGEMPVQLTSRREIRKIMGVEEDDDDDDNLPQLKKESELPFVPNYLANPAFPFIYTPTAEDSAPMQNGGPSTPPASPPADGSPPLLPPGEPPLLGAFPRDHTSLALVQNGDVSAPSAILRTPESTKPGPVCQPPVSQSRSLFSSVPSKPPVSLEPQNGAYAGPAPAFQPFFFTGAFPFNMQELVLKVRIQNPSLRENDFIEIELDRQELTYQELLRVCCCELGVNPDQVEKIRKLPNTLLRKDKDVARLQDFQELELVLMISENNFLFRNAASTLTERPCYNRRASKLTY, from the exons ATGAACGCCCTCCTAGAGCAGAAGGAGCAGCAGGAGAGGCTGCGGGAGGCCGCAGCCTTAGGGGACATTCGGGAGGTGCAGAAACTGGTGGAGAGCGGGGTGGATGTGAACTCCCAAAATGAGGTCAACGGCTG GACTTGTTTACACTGGGCATGTAAACGAAACCATGGTCAGGTGGTCTCCTACCTGTTAAAATCAGGAGCTGACAAAGAAATTCTTACCACAAAAGGAGAAATGCCAGTCCAGTTAACATCAAGGAGAGAAATCAGGAAGATTATGGGAG tggaagaagatgatgatgatgatgacaaccTCCCCCAGCTGAAGAAGGAGTCAGAACTGCCCTTTGTTCCCAACTATTTGGCCAACCCAGCCTTCCCTTTTATCTACACACCCACAGCAGAGGATTCAGCCCCGATGCAGAATGGGGGTCCCTCCACACCCCCTGCATCACCCCCTGCAGATGGCTCACCTCCATTGCTTCCCCCTGGGGAACCTCCCCTGTTAGGGGCCTTTCCCCGGGACCACACCTCTTTGGCACTAGTTCAGAATGGTGATGTGTCGGCCCCCTCTGCCATACTCAGAACACCAGAAAGCACAAAACCAGGTCCTGTTTGTCAGCCACCAGTGAGTCAGAGCCGctccctgttttcttctgtcCCGTCCAAGCCACCAGTGTCTCTGGAGCCTCAAAATGGGGCATATGCAGGACCAGCGCCAGCATTCCAGCCATTTTTCTTCACTGGAGCATTTCCATTTAATATGCAAG aGCTGGTACTCAAGGTGAGAATTCAGAACCCATCTCTTCGAGAAAATGATTTCATTGAAATTGAACTGGACCGACAGGAGCTCACCTACCAAGAGTTGCTCAGAGTGTGTTGCTGTGAGCTGGGTGTTAATCCAGATCAAGTGGAGAAGATCAGAAAGTTACCCAACACTCTGTTAAGAAAG GACAAGGATGTTGCTCGACTCCAAGATTTCCAGGAGCTGGAACTGGTTCTGATgataagtgaaaataattttctgttcagAAATGCTGCATCCACACTGACTGAAAGGCCTTGTTATAACAGGAGAGCTTCAAAACTGACTTACTAA
- the ANKRD40 gene encoding ankyrin repeat domain-containing protein 40 isoform X3 codes for MPVQLTSRREIRKIMGVEEDDDDDDNLPQLKKESELPFVPNYLANPAFPFIYTPTAEDSAPMQNGGPSTPPASPPADGSPPLLPPGEPPLLGAFPRDHTSLALVQNGDVSAPSAILRTPESTKPGPVCQPPVSQSRSLFSSVPSKPPVSLEPQNGAYAGPAPAFQPFFFTGAFPFNMQVEMGFHHVGQAGLKLLTLSDPPPSASQSAVIIGVNHRTQPELVLKVRIQNPSLRENDFIEIELDRQELTYQELLRVCCCELGVNPDQVEKIRKLPNTLLRKDKDVARLQDFQELELVLMISENNFLFRNAASTLTERPCYNRRASKLTY; via the exons ATGCCAGTCCAGTTAACATCAAGGAGAGAAATCAGGAAGATTATGGGAG tggaagaagatgatgatgatgatgacaaccTCCCCCAGCTGAAGAAGGAGTCAGAACTGCCCTTTGTTCCCAACTATTTGGCCAACCCAGCCTTCCCTTTTATCTACACACCCACAGCAGAGGATTCAGCCCCGATGCAGAATGGGGGTCCCTCCACACCCCCTGCATCACCCCCTGCAGATGGCTCACCTCCATTGCTTCCCCCTGGGGAACCTCCCCTGTTAGGGGCCTTTCCCCGGGACCACACCTCTTTGGCACTAGTTCAGAATGGTGATGTGTCGGCCCCCTCTGCCATACTCAGAACACCAGAAAGCACAAAACCAGGTCCTGTTTGTCAGCCACCAGTGAGTCAGAGCCGctccctgttttcttctgtcCCGTCCAAGCCACCAGTGTCTCTGGAGCCTCAAAATGGGGCATATGCAGGACCAGCGCCAGCATTCCAGCCATTTTTCTTCACTGGAGCATTTCCATTTAATATGCAAG tagagatggggtttcaccatgttggccaggctggtctcaaactcctgaccttaagtgatccgcctccctcagcctcccagagtgctgtgattataggtgtgaatcaccgcacccagccag aGCTGGTACTCAAGGTGAGAATTCAGAACCCATCTCTTCGAGAAAATGATTTCATTGAAATTGAACTGGACCGACAGGAGCTCACCTACCAAGAGTTGCTCAGAGTGTGTTGCTGTGAGCTGGGTGTTAATCCAGATCAAGTGGAGAAGATCAGAAAGTTACCCAACACTCTGTTAAGAAAG GACAAGGATGTTGCTCGACTCCAAGATTTCCAGGAGCTGGAACTGGTTCTGATgataagtgaaaataattttctgttcagAAATGCTGCATCCACACTGACTGAAAGGCCTTGTTATAACAGGAGAGCTTCAAAACTGACTTACTAA